One part of the Bacteroidia bacterium genome encodes these proteins:
- a CDS encoding MotA/TolQ/ExbB proton channel family protein, translated as MLYLLQTPAVADSTGLATEAAASKSLWEVLYAGGWPMIPLVILLALAIFIYIERWRTISQADGDSNEIMQRVRDYVLNGNIEGAKALCDTQGSPFARMIRKGLGRLGSPLKDIQASIENVGELEVYRMERRLSILATIAGAAPMIGFFGTVLGMIKAFNAIVTAGGQTDAIQLADGISEALVTTASGLVVGIIAYLAYNSLVAMKDKVVYKLELTSAGFVDLLQEPAG; from the coding sequence ATGCTGTACCTACTTCAAACCCCCGCTGTCGCAGACTCTACGGGACTGGCAACTGAAGCTGCTGCGAGTAAATCTCTTTGGGAAGTCCTATATGCGGGTGGCTGGCCAATGATCCCCCTGGTTATCCTTTTAGCACTGGCAATTTTCATCTACATTGAAAGATGGCGGACGATCAGTCAGGCCGATGGTGATTCTAATGAGATTATGCAAAGAGTACGGGATTATGTACTGAATGGCAATATAGAAGGAGCGAAAGCCCTCTGCGATACACAAGGATCTCCTTTTGCACGAATGATCCGAAAAGGATTGGGACGTTTGGGTTCTCCCCTGAAAGATATCCAGGCATCTATTGAAAATGTAGGGGAACTGGAAGTTTATAGAATGGAACGAAGACTTTCTATTCTGGCTACTATCGCAGGTGCTGCTCCCATGATTGGTTTCTTTGGAACCGTACTGGGGATGATTAAGGCTTTCAACGCCATTGTTACTGCTGGTGGTCAAACAGATGCTATTCAGTTGGCAGACGGTATTTCCGAAGCCCTGGTAACTACGGCCTCTGGATTGGTAGTAGGTATCATTGCTTATCTGGCTTACAATTCTCTGGTAGCCATGAAAGACAAGGTAGTTTACAAACTGGAATTGACCTCTGCTGGATTCGTTGACCTCTTGCAAGAGCCTGCCGGATAA
- a CDS encoding biopolymer transporter ExbD has translation MALRSRNKPSPEFNSASISDIVFLLLIYFMLASTFVTQSSIRIQLPSSTSDRPASGGHNITVGQGGQIAFDNQIVQEKEDLRPFLEGFLNDENKQNDIVNLRIDKEVTFQEAAGVMGIISEYENAKLVILTEREN, from the coding sequence ATGGCACTCAGATCAAGAAATAAACCGTCCCCGGAATTTAACTCCGCCTCTATATCGGACATCGTGTTCCTCTTGCTGATCTATTTCATGCTGGCTTCAACTTTTGTTACCCAGTCATCGATCCGCATCCAATTGCCAAGTAGTACATCCGATCGTCCTGCCTCTGGTGGACATAATATTACTGTTGGACAAGGCGGACAAATTGCCTTTGATAACCAAATCGTGCAGGAGAAAGAGGATCTCAGACCTTTCCTCGAAGGTTTCCTGAATGATGAAAACAAACAAAATGATATCGTAAACCTGCGCATCGACAAGGAGGTAACCTTCCAGGAAGCTGCAGGAGTAATGGGAATCATTTCTGAATACGAGAACGCTAAGCTGGTGATCCTTACTGAAAGGGAAAACTAG
- a CDS encoding DUF1223 domain-containing protein: MSKSKGEMKAMEMKDKDKMSMTKDEMESIEMKKMDKMEMKGFAVLELFTSEGCSSCPPADRLLSDVITDAEEKGLQVYALSFHVDYWNRLGWKDPYSSAVFSERQRNYARTLQSNVYTPQLVVNGKDEFVGSNRTKAAMSIKKALDAPVKNLSIDFESKLMGDQLSFTYKSGDKMEGKVLNVALVESDLSQNVSRGENRGRLLKHDNVVRAFESLELDALMGRGSLQLPEDFNLAKAKLIVYAQDKLTREVVLAQAIELSEKAAMMEK, from the coding sequence ATGTCCAAGTCCAAAGGGGAAATGAAGGCGATGGAGATGAAAGACAAGGATAAAATGTCGATGACAAAAGACGAAATGGAGTCTATTGAAATGAAAAAGATGGATAAAATGGAGATGAAAGGATTTGCTGTGCTTGAACTCTTTACTTCAGAAGGTTGCAGTAGCTGTCCTCCTGCAGATCGACTTCTGAGTGATGTAATCACAGATGCCGAAGAGAAAGGTCTTCAGGTCTATGCACTTTCTTTTCATGTCGATTACTGGAATCGTCTGGGATGGAAGGATCCCTATAGTTCTGCTGTTTTTTCTGAAAGGCAACGCAATTATGCCCGCACCCTTCAGAGCAATGTATATACCCCGCAATTGGTCGTAAATGGAAAGGATGAATTTGTAGGATCCAATCGTACCAAAGCTGCTATGTCTATCAAAAAAGCCCTCGATGCACCCGTAAAAAATCTGAGCATTGATTTTGAATCAAAACTTATGGGAGATCAACTTTCATTCACTTATAAGAGTGGGGACAAAATGGAAGGCAAAGTGCTGAATGTGGCTTTGGTTGAGTCTGATCTTTCCCAGAACGTAAGTCGGGGAGAAAACAGAGGCAGATTACTCAAACATGACAATGTGGTCAGGGCTTTTGAAAGCCTGGAATTGGATGCATTGATGGGAAGAGGAAGTTTACAACTACCTGAAGATTTCAATCTAGCGAAGGCCAAACTGATTGTCTATGCCCAGGACAAATTGACGCGAGAAGTCGTTCTGGCTCAGGCAATCGAGCTGTCGGAGAAAGCCGCAATGATGGAAAAGTAG
- a CDS encoding ATP-binding protein has translation MRKYLLLLAFTCCLIPYLFSQLPPINFEQIHLNKDFTSPHIYGIDQDEDGFLWLGTSKGVYRYDGSLFHSIQAEADSSSALSGMKIRAIISDQKGSLWFGTQGEGLFRYEISTNRLSAFSPDSSEHTPLNNQEILSLERGGEDILWVGSEGGLNSVNEKTLLVQSIPLKARGKKIDEPFSVLGIEKDSQGNIWVGSWQYGLCRLVWDQTKEGLKQAYLEKIEFSNKIMAKAPLRQVTSLHIDSQDRIVFGSLGRGLYITNPVTEQEIHFFKIKELSSLREQKTGLAILSSFIDSKGNIWGGSTRDLQIVSPIKSLPREGEDKLRIVEGRSISHQSIGTLGLPKGGIRCIFESKEGIIWIGAEGGLAKYSSQLSLFKFYPTNTELHHLSNVDHTLQGILRGAWMTNHDEDLLYYDVYGNLKRSYNTQAAPDFRLESNRVLGVYDDVRHKAIWIFGPSGITKLNAEGKKVHYLRLAPPGQSKIDYIKAFHIDPEGFIWIISKQAIYALDRDLSILKKYNSLSDIDPRLSYGKINDAIQSKGNTFWVASELSGLLSIQFKGREAKLMKRFIPFPDNPESLKNKYFFSLLKHKNSIWIGSHQGLLTFDPAKGEFEFYGEKEGLQNPIMAHLQVDELGTIWGVSNDYILRFDPRSKRFTHFGTKHGVRGGSFTNYYSHKSNDGTLLFRSNEGYLKLDPKQLSDEVETARCHFTELYLNGNLIQPLKTLQEESISILDQNLASTRELNIPPSQKRLEIRVSCIQYNFPNEQNNYYKLEGYDQKWRPLEMGENISYMNLEAASYTLRIRSGDLELDDQISLKINILPLFWETPLAKLLVGILLTMLIIGLFYLRSWQVLNQNRQLQKKVEERTRELKVANQKEKEARQKAEQATLTKSQFLANMSHEIRTPMNGILGMAELLSIENLSNEQAEYVRLIRKSGENLLTIINDILDFSKIDSGKFILEREPITLEDCMDDILGLLSSKTGDQALELLSRLDSNLPAVVWGDELRLKQILINLLGNSLKFTHKGEVVLEVQEKKRFLQGDQPFARLEFKVRDTGIGIPPEKLKYLFKAFTQVDASTTRKYGGTGLGLSISSHLCRLMGGELKVWSEEGQGSEFSFELDMEIKEEESVFSETYRSLSGKKVLIIDSEIHRSRFLISILEHYHMIVIHASDLEKAQSLVASESGIQALICNGLNDAKISPYKDWIKRNPDIKFIQLLPFSDLRENKQQGELWEIIKKPVRKSLLLTSLCELSELAKQNNHPPKPIPQGVFPSQEILLVEDNPINQKLALKIIQKLGLKAQLANNGKEAIECLRKRSFKIVLMDVQMPVMDGLEATRFIRSNFSSEHQPMILAMTANAMKGDKEMCLEAGMNDYISKPFKMAEIKDLLSKFLLDLA, from the coding sequence GTGAGAAAGTATTTATTACTCCTAGCATTTACCTGCTGCCTCATTCCTTACCTGTTTTCTCAATTGCCGCCTATTAATTTTGAGCAAATCCATTTAAATAAGGATTTCACCTCGCCTCACATTTATGGGATCGATCAAGATGAGGACGGATTTTTGTGGCTTGGAACTTCCAAAGGAGTTTATCGATACGACGGATCTCTTTTTCATTCGATTCAGGCAGAAGCTGACAGCAGCTCAGCCTTGTCTGGAATGAAAATCCGAGCTATCATCAGCGATCAGAAAGGTAGTCTTTGGTTTGGAACCCAGGGAGAAGGTTTGTTCCGTTACGAAATTTCAACAAATCGACTGTCTGCATTTTCTCCTGACTCCAGTGAACATACCCCCTTGAATAATCAGGAGATATTGAGCCTGGAGCGAGGAGGTGAAGACATTTTATGGGTAGGCTCAGAAGGAGGCCTTAATTCAGTAAATGAAAAAACACTACTCGTTCAAAGCATTCCTCTAAAGGCCAGGGGAAAAAAGATAGATGAGCCTTTTTCAGTCCTGGGAATCGAGAAAGATAGCCAGGGAAATATATGGGTTGGTAGTTGGCAATACGGTTTATGTAGGCTTGTTTGGGATCAAACAAAAGAAGGCCTGAAGCAAGCGTACCTGGAGAAAATTGAGTTCTCTAACAAAATCATGGCGAAAGCTCCGCTGAGGCAAGTAACCAGCCTGCATATTGATTCGCAGGATCGAATCGTTTTTGGGAGCCTGGGAAGAGGACTGTACATTACCAATCCCGTTACTGAACAGGAAATCCACTTTTTCAAAATCAAGGAATTATCCAGCCTAAGGGAGCAGAAAACGGGTCTGGCGATTCTAAGCTCTTTTATTGACTCAAAAGGAAACATATGGGGAGGGAGTACGAGAGACCTGCAGATTGTGAGTCCTATTAAATCTCTACCGAGGGAAGGCGAGGACAAACTGAGAATCGTAGAGGGGAGATCGATTAGCCACCAAAGTATAGGAACTTTGGGCCTTCCCAAGGGAGGAATCAGGTGTATTTTCGAAAGTAAAGAAGGCATTATATGGATTGGTGCAGAGGGTGGATTAGCTAAATATTCCTCCCAATTGTCTCTGTTTAAATTTTACCCAACAAATACCGAGTTACATCACCTTAGCAACGTAGATCATACACTACAGGGAATCCTGAGAGGAGCGTGGATGACAAATCATGACGAAGACCTTTTGTACTATGATGTTTACGGAAATCTTAAGAGATCCTACAATACCCAGGCCGCGCCTGATTTTCGACTGGAATCGAACCGAGTATTGGGAGTATACGATGATGTCAGGCATAAGGCTATTTGGATTTTTGGCCCCAGCGGGATAACAAAACTCAACGCAGAGGGTAAGAAAGTTCATTACCTTCGTCTTGCGCCACCAGGCCAAAGCAAAATCGACTACATCAAAGCTTTTCATATTGATCCTGAGGGGTTTATCTGGATCATCTCCAAACAAGCGATCTACGCCCTTGACAGAGACCTATCTATTCTTAAAAAATATAATTCTTTATCAGATATAGATCCGAGGCTAAGCTATGGAAAAATCAATGATGCCATCCAAAGCAAAGGAAATACCTTTTGGGTTGCATCGGAATTATCAGGTCTGTTAAGCATCCAATTTAAGGGAAGGGAGGCGAAGCTTATGAAAAGATTTATCCCTTTCCCCGACAATCCCGAAAGCCTGAAAAACAAATATTTCTTTTCTTTACTCAAGCATAAAAACTCCATTTGGATAGGTTCTCATCAGGGACTCCTTACTTTTGATCCGGCAAAGGGTGAATTTGAGTTTTACGGGGAAAAAGAAGGACTCCAAAACCCGATTATGGCCCATTTGCAGGTAGACGAGCTGGGAACGATTTGGGGAGTTTCTAATGATTATATCCTTCGCTTTGATCCTCGCTCCAAACGTTTTACTCACTTTGGAACAAAGCATGGAGTTAGAGGAGGAAGTTTTACCAATTACTATTCCCACAAAAGCAATGATGGCACATTGCTATTCCGATCCAATGAGGGATACCTGAAGCTTGATCCAAAACAACTTTCAGATGAAGTGGAAACTGCACGCTGCCATTTCACCGAATTATATTTGAATGGAAACCTCATTCAACCTCTAAAAACCCTTCAGGAAGAAAGCATAAGCATTCTGGATCAAAACCTGGCTAGTACCCGCGAATTAAACATCCCACCTAGTCAGAAGCGTCTGGAGATTCGGGTATCCTGTATTCAATACAATTTCCCCAATGAGCAAAACAACTACTATAAATTGGAGGGATACGATCAGAAATGGAGGCCATTAGAAATGGGAGAAAACATTTCCTACATGAATCTGGAAGCTGCAAGTTATACCTTGCGGATCAGAAGTGGGGACCTTGAACTAGACGATCAGATTAGCCTAAAAATCAATATCCTGCCCCTTTTCTGGGAAACCCCTTTAGCAAAACTATTGGTCGGAATTCTTCTGACAATGTTAATAATTGGCTTATTCTACCTCCGAAGCTGGCAAGTCCTGAATCAAAATCGCCAGCTACAGAAAAAAGTAGAGGAACGGACGCGAGAGCTAAAGGTTGCAAACCAAAAGGAGAAAGAAGCCCGTCAAAAAGCTGAACAGGCAACTCTAACCAAGTCCCAATTTCTTGCAAATATGTCTCATGAAATCCGAACGCCTATGAATGGTATTCTGGGAATGGCAGAATTATTATCCATCGAAAACCTGAGTAATGAGCAGGCAGAGTATGTCCGCCTGATTCGGAAAAGTGGGGAAAATCTCCTGACCATCATAAATGACATACTCGACTTCTCCAAAATAGATTCTGGCAAATTTATCCTGGAGCGCGAGCCAATAACTTTGGAGGATTGCATGGATGATATCCTGGGACTTCTGAGCAGCAAAACAGGAGATCAAGCCCTGGAATTGCTCTCCAGGCTTGATTCGAATCTTCCTGCTGTTGTTTGGGGAGATGAGTTGCGCCTAAAACAAATACTGATCAATTTATTGGGGAATTCACTTAAGTTTACCCATAAAGGGGAAGTTGTCCTCGAGGTGCAGGAGAAAAAACGATTCCTTCAGGGAGATCAGCCTTTCGCCCGATTGGAATTCAAGGTGCGAGATACTGGCATAGGTATCCCTCCGGAGAAACTAAAATATCTGTTTAAGGCTTTTACCCAAGTTGATGCTTCCACCACGCGAAAATATGGCGGTACCGGATTAGGCTTGAGTATTTCTTCCCATTTATGTCGCCTTATGGGAGGAGAACTTAAGGTTTGGAGCGAGGAAGGCCAGGGAAGTGAATTTTCCTTTGAATTAGATATGGAGATTAAGGAAGAAGAGTCAGTATTTTCAGAAACATATCGTTCACTATCGGGAAAAAAGGTTTTGATCATAGATTCGGAAATCCACAGGAGTCGCTTCTTGATTTCGATTCTGGAGCATTACCATATGATCGTGATCCATGCATCCGATCTGGAAAAAGCTCAAAGTTTGGTAGCCTCTGAAAGCGGAATTCAAGCCCTCATTTGCAATGGCTTAAATGATGCCAAAATCTCTCCGTATAAAGACTGGATCAAGCGAAACCCAGATATAAAATTTATCCAATTGCTACCCTTCTCAGATTTACGAGAAAACAAGCAGCAAGGAGAGCTTTGGGAAATCATCAAAAAACCGGTCAGAAAGAGTCTGCTACTTACAAGCCTATGCGAACTAAGCGAACTTGCAAAGCAAAATAATCATCCACCCAAACCGATACCTCAAGGCGTATTCCCGTCTCAAGAGATTTTATTGGTTGAGGACAATCCTATCAACCAAAAACTGGCCCTGAAAATCATTCAAAAGCTAGGCTTAAAGGCACAATTGGCCAATAATGGAAAAGAAGCTATTGAATGCTTGCGCAAGAGGAGTTTCAAAATTGTCTTAATGGATGTTCAAATGCCTGTCATGGACGGACTGGAGGCAACTCGCTTCATAAGGTCCAACTTCTCATCCGAGCATCAGCCCATGATTCTGGCTATGACGGCCAATGCCATGAAAGGAGATAAAGAAATGTGTTTGGAGGCAGGAATGAATGATTACATCAGCAAGCCTTTTAAAATGGCTGAAATCAAAGATTTGCTAAGCAAATTTCTGCTGGATTTAGCCTAA
- a CDS encoding helix-turn-helix domain-containing protein has translation MDFIHFNSISEVHRVMGFEKPQHPLISIFQHKPGYAQGMEDMRITSSLYFIALKEGFRGSFAYGRNSYDFEEGSMIFMAPGQVMGSKEVEEESDARGWSLLFHPDLIRKSELGKTIDSYSFFDYEVNEALHISDKEKKVLNDLLEKIQEEIASNIDKHSQKLIVTNVQLLLDYCTRYYDRQFYTRSNLNQDVFSRFEHLLKEYFRSEKQLATGIPSVRFCSEKLNMSANYLSDLLKKETGRNAQDHIHSFVIDKAKTLLLNSNEPVSQVAFGLGFEYSQHFSKMFKAKTGMSPREYRSVN, from the coding sequence ATGGATTTTATTCATTTTAACAGCATATCTGAGGTTCATCGCGTGATGGGTTTTGAAAAGCCTCAACATCCTTTGATTTCCATTTTTCAACATAAGCCGGGTTATGCTCAAGGGATGGAGGATATGCGGATCACTTCTTCTCTATATTTTATTGCGCTTAAAGAAGGATTCAGAGGGTCTTTTGCTTATGGGAGAAACTCTTATGATTTTGAAGAAGGCAGCATGATTTTTATGGCGCCGGGTCAGGTCATGGGTTCCAAAGAGGTGGAGGAAGAAAGTGATGCCAGAGGTTGGTCTTTACTTTTTCATCCAGATTTGATAAGAAAATCCGAATTGGGCAAAACAATCGATAGCTATAGTTTTTTTGATTATGAAGTCAATGAAGCCCTGCATATTTCAGACAAAGAAAAAAAAGTCCTCAATGATCTCCTAGAAAAAATACAAGAGGAAATAGCCTCAAATATCGACAAGCACAGCCAGAAATTGATTGTTACGAATGTTCAGCTTCTGCTCGACTATTGTACTCGATATTATGATCGCCAATTCTACACCCGAAGCAATCTCAATCAGGATGTTTTCAGTCGCTTTGAGCATCTGTTGAAAGAGTACTTTCGTTCAGAAAAGCAATTGGCCACAGGGATTCCTTCGGTACGGTTTTGCAGTGAAAAACTGAATATGTCCGCCAATTATCTGAGCGATCTGCTGAAAAAGGAAACCGGCAGAAATGCCCAGGACCATATTCATAGTTTTGTCATCGACAAAGCCAAGACTCTGTTACTTAACTCCAATGAACCCGTGAGTCAGGTGGCTTTTGGTTTGGGCTTTGAGTATTCCCAGCATTTTAGCAAAATGTTTAAGGCCAAAACCGGAATGAGTCCTCGTGAGTATAGGAGCGTGAACTAA
- a CDS encoding DUF3137 domain-containing protein, with product MSKIDLFGKHKRQIWKQLAEQLEGEYVKGKMFKTDRVEAYHGDWMIVLDSFVIDKMVFTRIRAPYVNRDDFTFKIFREHIGHKVSKAFGMKDIEVGHPEFDKDFVIQGSDKRKLQMMFEDPNIRQLISWQPKILLELRREAPLFSKPKFPDDVNEIYYQVTGIIKDLEQLHDLFELFGHTLDHLCAIGTAYEDDPNFSYY from the coding sequence ATGTCAAAAATTGATCTTTTTGGAAAACACAAACGCCAAATCTGGAAACAACTAGCAGAGCAACTGGAAGGAGAATATGTTAAAGGAAAAATGTTCAAAACCGATCGGGTTGAGGCTTATCATGGAGATTGGATGATAGTTTTGGATAGTTTTGTCATAGATAAGATGGTTTTCACCCGAATAAGAGCTCCTTATGTGAACCGGGATGATTTTACCTTCAAGATTTTTCGGGAGCATATTGGTCATAAGGTGAGTAAAGCCTTTGGGATGAAAGATATTGAAGTAGGGCATCCGGAATTTGATAAGGATTTTGTCATTCAAGGCAGTGATAAGCGCAAATTACAGATGATGTTTGAAGATCCGAATATCCGACAACTCATCAGTTGGCAACCCAAAATATTGCTAGAGTTAAGAAGAGAAGCTCCCCTATTCAGCAAGCCTAAGTTTCCAGATGATGTAAACGAAATTTATTATCAGGTTACAGGTATTATCAAAGACCTGGAGCAACTGCATGATTTATTTGAATTATTCGGGCATACCCTCGATCACCTTTGCGCTATAGGAACGGCTTATGAAGACGATCCGAATTTCAGCTATTATTAG
- a CDS encoding glycerophosphodiester phosphodiesterase family protein, which translates to MNKKSKSRKRKYLWLLLLFPLFIFLNNSNLFVSVPEASPVLLAHRAMGQPYDREGLTNETCTAEKWIAVEHQYLENTIPSIEAAFAAGAQIVEFDVHKTTDDRFGVFHDWTVDCRTEGRGRTKDHSLDSLQKLDIGYGYTADGGKTFPFRGKGVGMMPSLEQILTSFPDKDFMIDVKSNLKEEGKVLGESLKELSQRRSGKLMVYGGRKSVEEVIKFLPDIQYTTRPKLKSCLTKYFAYGWTGIVPAECQDCVVMVPENFAPWLWGWPHKFVNRMESVNSRVMLVGPYKGEGFSTGFDKREDALELPENYRGGIWTDRIDLLGPAFGKK; encoded by the coding sequence ATGAATAAGAAAAGCAAGTCCCGAAAACGGAAATACCTTTGGCTCCTTCTGTTATTTCCCCTCTTTATATTCCTCAACAACAGCAATCTTTTCGTCTCAGTTCCAGAAGCTTCTCCCGTTCTACTGGCACACCGCGCCATGGGACAGCCTTATGATCGGGAAGGCCTGACCAATGAAACCTGTACAGCAGAAAAATGGATAGCGGTTGAGCATCAATATTTAGAGAATACCATTCCGTCTATTGAAGCAGCTTTTGCAGCAGGAGCTCAAATCGTCGAATTTGATGTTCACAAGACTACAGATGATCGCTTTGGGGTCTTTCACGACTGGACAGTGGATTGCCGAACAGAGGGAAGGGGACGAACCAAAGATCATAGCCTGGATTCCTTGCAAAAGCTGGACATTGGATATGGATACACAGCAGATGGAGGCAAGACTTTTCCCTTTAGGGGAAAGGGGGTAGGCATGATGCCTTCTTTGGAACAAATCCTGACCAGCTTTCCAGACAAGGATTTCATGATAGATGTGAAAAGCAATCTGAAGGAAGAGGGGAAGGTTCTGGGCGAAAGCTTGAAAGAACTCAGTCAGAGACGCTCCGGGAAATTGATGGTATATGGTGGGAGAAAATCCGTAGAGGAAGTGATAAAGTTCCTTCCTGATATACAATACACCACTCGTCCTAAATTAAAATCCTGTCTGACCAAATACTTTGCCTATGGCTGGACTGGAATCGTCCCAGCAGAGTGCCAGGATTGTGTGGTGATGGTTCCGGAAAATTTCGCCCCCTGGCTCTGGGGCTGGCCCCATAAATTTGTCAATCGCATGGAGTCTGTCAATTCCCGCGTCATGCTTGTGGGTCCTTATAAGGGCGAAGGCTTTAGTACGGGATTTGATAAACGGGAAGATGCACTAGAGTTGCCAGAAAACTATCGAGGAGGAATATGGACAGATCGAATTGACCTCCTGGGACCTGCTTTTGGGAAAAAATGA
- a CDS encoding cupin domain-containing protein: MKVINLDQKFSLFQDQWSPKVVAELNGQEVKLAKVQGEFVWHDHEDEDELFFVVKGELTIEFRDRTEVIKAGEMIVVPRGVEHKPIAKEEVWIMLFEPAQIKHTGEVDHELTVKDYDKI, translated from the coding sequence ATGAAGGTCATAAATCTCGATCAAAAATTCAGCCTCTTTCAGGATCAATGGTCTCCCAAAGTCGTCGCCGAACTCAATGGGCAGGAAGTCAAACTGGCCAAAGTGCAAGGGGAATTTGTCTGGCACGATCACGAAGATGAAGATGAACTCTTTTTTGTGGTCAAAGGAGAATTGACAATTGAATTCCGGGACCGCACTGAAGTGATAAAAGCAGGAGAGATGATCGTTGTGCCCCGTGGAGTAGAACATAAGCCTATAGCTAAAGAAGAAGTCTGGATTATGCTTTTTGAACCGGCTCAGATCAAGCACACCGGAGAGGTAGATCACGAACTTACAGTCAAAGATTATGACAAGATTTAG
- the galU gene encoding UTP--glucose-1-phosphate uridylyltransferase GalU produces the protein MRRSHKAIRKAVIPAAGFGTRMLPATKAIPKEMLPIVDIPTIQYVVEEAIASGLTDILMVIGKGKRAIEDHFDSHPILEQRLEESQKEELLDMVRSIGKGAQIHFVWQKELNGLGDAVNHARNHVGDEAFMVLLGDCILRSNTSQPVSKQLIDVYEEHGSSVIGLERVDPSLVYRYGVVGGKSVSESVLKVDQFVEKPPVEKAPSNLVIAARYLLTPEIFDYLEIVPRGVGNEIQLTDAMALMLKEHDMYALEFDGKRYDIGNKLNFIKTNLLFGLEREDMREELQKWVIELAAKMERIKQI, from the coding sequence ATGAGGAGATCTCACAAAGCTATTAGAAAAGCCGTTATCCCTGCTGCCGGATTTGGAACCAGGATGCTACCTGCGACCAAAGCCATCCCTAAAGAAATGTTGCCCATCGTAGATATCCCGACCATACAATATGTGGTCGAGGAAGCCATTGCATCTGGCTTGACGGATATTCTGATGGTGATAGGCAAAGGAAAGAGGGCCATAGAAGATCATTTCGATAGCCATCCTATTTTGGAGCAAAGGCTGGAGGAAAGCCAGAAAGAAGAACTGCTGGATATGGTTCGCTCTATTGGTAAAGGAGCACAGATACACTTCGTTTGGCAGAAAGAACTCAATGGACTCGGAGATGCAGTAAATCATGCAAGAAATCATGTGGGAGATGAAGCCTTTATGGTACTTCTTGGAGATTGCATCCTTCGATCAAATACCTCTCAGCCAGTAAGTAAACAACTCATAGATGTCTATGAGGAGCATGGCTCATCCGTAATCGGTCTTGAAAGGGTAGACCCCAGTCTGGTTTATAGATATGGCGTAGTTGGAGGAAAGTCTGTCTCCGAAAGCGTCTTGAAGGTAGATCAGTTTGTAGAAAAACCTCCGGTAGAAAAAGCTCCCTCCAATCTGGTCATTGCTGCCCGTTATCTCCTTACTCCCGAAATCTTTGATTACCTGGAGATAGTTCCCCGGGGAGTGGGAAATGAAATCCAGCTTACTGATGCCATGGCACTCATGCTTAAGGAGCATGATATGTATGCCCTGGAGTTTGATGGAAAGAGATATGATATCGGTAATAAACTCAATTTTATCAAAACCAATTTGCTGTTTGGACTGGAGAGAGAGGATATGAGAGAGGAGTTGCAAAAGTGGGTGATTGAGTTGGCGGCGAAGATGGAAAGAATAAAACAGATATAA